From a region of the Kwoniella mangroviensis CBS 8507 chromosome 1 map unlocalized Ctg01, whole genome shotgun sequence genome:
- a CDS encoding cytosolic Fe-S cluster assembly factor CFD1 gives MADPVETPVSRRLSSVKNIIIVLSGKGGVGKSSSSVQLALSLLSQNPSNRVGLLDLDITGPSLPRMVGLDIPEATVHQSSAGWVPVYVDNGKRLGVMSIGFLLKDRGDSVVWRGPKKDGMIRQFLSEVRWGELDYLVIDTPPGTSDEHISLLTHLHPLFTPTLSKPTTPSSILISTPQTTALNDTIKSLSFTRKLQLPVMGLVENMSGYVCPCCNEISYTFGNNTNTEKIFKEQNGVDILGKVPIDTVLVGLLDSVSKGELNVDVQQQQNGNNEQEENGDNFQQQSHFPLLDEYNKTASSTIWRSITEKLVEKIESRKQQIKEKLAPSTTNKT, from the exons ATGGCAGATCCTGTCGAAACACCCGTATCTCGTCGACTATCTTCCGTTaaaaacatcatcatcgtcctatcaggtaaag GAGGAGTaggtaaatcatcatcttccgtccAACTAGCGCTATCCCTCCTCTCCCAAAACCCCTCCAACCGGGTTGGTCTGCTAGACCTAGACATAACAGGACCCTCCCTCCCTAGGATGGTAGGACTAGATATCCCCGAGGCAACAGTCCATCAAAGTAGTGCAGGGTGGGTTCCGGTGTATGTAGATAATGGGAAAAGACTTGGAGTGATGAGTATAGGATTCCTGTTGAAGGATAGAGGTGATAGTGTAGTCTGGAGGGGTccaaagaaagatgggatgattaGACAATTTTTAAGTGAAGTGAGATGGGGTGAATTAGATTATCTGGTTATTGATACGCCACCTG GTACATCCGACGAACATATATCActtctcactcatcttcatccactaTTCACTCCAACCCTCTCCAAACCTACCACTCCCTCTTCAATCTTAATTTCGACACCTCAAACAACAGCATTGAACGATACTATCAAATCACTTTCATTCACTCGTAAACTCCAATTACCAGTTATGGGTCTAGTAGAAAACATGTCAGGATACGTCTGTCCATGTTGTAATGAGATTTCCTATACGTTTGGGAACAATACAAACACAGAGAAGATATTCAAGGAACAAAATGGGGTTGATATTTTGGGTAAAGTACCGATCGATACGGTTTTGGTGGGGTTATTGGATAGTGTGAGTAAAGGTGAATTAAATGTTGAtgtacaacaacaacaaaatgGAAATaatgaacaagaagaaaatgGAGACAACTTTCAACAACAATCCCATTTCCCATTATTGGATGAATATAACAAAACTGCAAGTTCGACCATATGGAGATCTATCACTGAGAAATTAGtagagaagattgaaagtAGGAAACaacagatcaaagagaagTTGGCACCGTCGACAACGAATAAGACATGA